One Hordeum vulgare subsp. vulgare chromosome 4H, MorexV3_pseudomolecules_assembly, whole genome shotgun sequence DNA window includes the following coding sequences:
- the LOC123449031 gene encoding E3 ubiquitin-protein ligase RDUF2-like, whose translation MASSPVSYWCYHCSRFVRVSPATVVCPDCDGGFLEQFPQPPPPRGGGGSGRRGAMNPVIVLRGGSLSGFELYYEDGSGDGLRPLPGDVSHLLMGSGFHRLLDQFSRLEAAAPRPPASKAAVESMPSVTVAGGAGAHCAVCQEAFEPGAAAREMPCKHVYHQDCILPWLSLRNSCPICRSELPAAAVPEAEADAGLTIWRLPRGGFAVGRFAGGPREQLPVVYTELDGGFSNGVGPRRVTWPEGEGQVDGGEGRIRRVFRNLFGCFGRGGRPESSSQARSG comes from the coding sequence ATGGCGTCGTCCCCTGTCTCCTACTGGTGCTACCACTGCAGCCGCTTCGTGCGGGTCTCCCCGGCCACCGTCGTCTGCCCCGACTGCGACGGCGGCTTCCTCGAGCAgttcccccagccgccgccgccgcggggcggcggcggcagcggccggcgCGGGGCCATGAACCCGGTGATCGTGCTGCGGGGCGGCTCGCTCTCCGGCTTCGAGCTCTACTACGAGGACGGCTCCGGCGACGGGCTGCGGCCGCTGCCCGGCGACGTCTCGCACCTCCTCATGGGCTCCGGGTTCCACCGCCTGCTCGACCAGTTCTCCAGGCTCGAGGCGGCCGCGCCGCGCCCGCCGGCGTCCAAGGCCGCGGTCGAGTCGATGCCCTCCGTGACCGTCGCCGGGGGAGCCGGCGCCCACTGCGCGGTCTGCCAGGAGGCCTTCGAGCCCGGCGCCGCGGCTCGGGAGATGCCGTGCAAGCACGTCTACCACCAGGACTGCATCCTCCCCTGGCTCTCCCTCCGCAACTCCTGCCCCATCTGCCGCAGCGAGCTTCCGGCGGCGGCCGTGCCTGAGGCGGAGGCGGACGCCGGGCTCACCATCTGGCGACTCCCCCGCGGCGGATTTGCTGTTGGGAGGTTCGCCGGCGGGCCCAGAGAGCAACTGCCGGTTGTCTACACGGAGCTGGATGGGGGTTTCAGCAACGGCGTCGGGCCGAGGCGGGTGACATGGCCAGAAGGAGAAGGCCAGGTGGACGGCGGCGAAGGTCGGATTCGCCGTGTATTTAGGAACCTGTTTGGGTGCTTTGGCCGGGGCGGCCGGCCTGAGAGTTCCTCGCAGGCCCGTAGTGGCTGA
- the LOC123449033 gene encoding uncharacterized protein LOC123449033: protein MAGDRMSWARLLKWSLSYMGGARPSRDISEEERRWLAEAVERHMAEDVVGRLREIALLMRTPLSVLEAQGITPEDIEDLLAELQVHVESIDIANDLHSVGGLVPVIRYLRNTNARIRAKAADVVTTVVQNNPTSQQLVMEASGFEPLVSNFTSDPDLTARIKALGALCSLIRNNKPGVAAFCLANGYAGLRDALSSESARFQRKALSLTHYLLSESHSDCSVFAQLGFPRLMMRLVSSDDSGVREAALGGLLELAKDTTLGNRSLLAEQDRLRRLLWGRIQSIRMMAPEDLDAAREERQLVDSLWITCYHEPSTLHREGLVVLPGEESFEQPPDVAGRFFEPLRRAPLQRAPPSPDERLDPGNGIMGGIMLLLGPAPGNSE from the exons ATGGCCGGGGATCGGATGAGCTGGGCGAGGCTGCTCAAATGGAGCCTCTCCTACATGGGCGGCGCGCGGCCTTCTCGCGACATCAG CGAGGAGGAGCGGAGGTGGCTGGCGGAGGCGGTGGAGCGGCACATGGCGGAGGACGTGGTGGGCCGCCTGAGGGAGATCGCGCTGCTGATGAGAACCCCGCTCTCCGTCCTGGAGGCGCAGGGCATCACGCCCGAGGACATCGAAG ATTTGCTTGCAGAGCTGCAAGTACATGTCGAGTCTATCGACATAGCAAATG ATCTGCATTCTGTTGGTGGCTTGGTTCCAGTTATTAGGTACCTCAGAAATACTAATGCACGCATCCGAGCCAAAGCAGCTGATGTGGTAACAACGGTTGTTCAGAACAATCCTACTAGCCAGCAGCTGGTCATGGAAGCTAGTGGTTTTGAGCCACTTGTATCCAATTTTACATCAGATCCTGATCTCACTGCACGCATAAAGGCTCTTGGTGCACTATGCT CCTTGATCCGGAACAACAAACCAGGAGTTGCCGCATTTTGTCTAGCCAATGGATATGCAGGACTGCGAGACGCTTTAAGTTCAGAGAGCGCAAGGTTTCAGAG GAAAGCACTAAGCCTGACTCATTATCTACTCAGTGAAAGCCATTCCGATTGCTCGGTATTTGCACAGCTTGGGTTTCCTCGTCTTATGATGCGTCTGGTATCCAGTGATGACTCTGGTGTTCGAGAAGCGGCACTAGGAGGCCTGCTTGAGCTTGCAAAGGACACAACGCTGGGAAACAGGAGTTTACTAGCAGAGCAGGACAGGCTACGGCGGCTTCTCTGGGGGCGTATACAGAGCATAAGGATGATGGCTCCTGAGGACCTTGATGCCGCACGAGAGGAAAGGCAACTCGTTGACTCATTGTGGATTACATGTTACCATGAGCCGTCCACGCTTCACCGGGAAGGACTTGTTGTTCTGCCTGGGGAGGAATCCTTTGAACAACCTCCTGATGTGGCTGGTAGATTCTTCGAGCCACTGCGCCGGGCTCCATTGCAGAGGGCACCTCCTAGTCCTGATGAGAGATTAGATCCAGGAAATGGAATCATGGGAGGAATTATGCTGCTTCTAGGTCCAGCACCGGGTAACTCGGAGTAA
- the LOC123449032 gene encoding pentatricopeptide repeat-containing protein At5g59600-like → MRGAETSSWMKQLASSSRQGRHGHALHLFFNRLSLQASMRGRVDPYPAAVPTALRACAHLTDAASGRLIHALVLTRPALASDKVVATALLHMYAKCGRIASARKVFDEMPVRDLVVWNALLAGYARHRLPEHALTLAVKMRGLGLSPDLVTWNAAVSGFAMAGDGRMASDLVGAMQEDGFQPDVVTWTSLVSGSVLNFQYGRARTLFREMVAGGARVLPSSATLSSILPAFASVGDTKHGKEVHGYAVVTGVEQELTVSSALVDMYAKSGLVHEACRLFDKMSERSTVTWNSMIFGLADSGHCQEAVSLLDRMLGEDATPDHLTFTAVLTACSYGGMVETGKALYQRMREEHGIVPRLEHYACMVHLLGRAGRLVEAHDFIRAMPVEPDRFVWGALLGACRSHGNVELAELAASHVRTVEPENAASYVLLSGALSDAGKQNDVFKIKRLVKRRRLKRLDGCSWLETS, encoded by the coding sequence ATGCGCGGAGCCGAAACTAGCTCATGGATGAAGCAGCTCGCGAGCTCTTCCCGGCAAGGTCGCCACGGCCACGCGCTCCACCTCTTTTTCAACCGCCTGAGCCTCCAAGCCAGCATGCGCGGTAGGGTGGACCCCTACCCTGCTGCCGTGCCCACCGCCCTCCGCGCCTGCGCGCACCTCACCGACGCTGCCTCCGGCCGCCTCATCCACGCGCTCGTGCTCACGCGCCCCGCCCTCGCCTCGGACAAAGTCGTCGCAACCGCGCTGCTCCACATGTACGCCAAGTGCGGCCGCATTGCAagcgcccgcaaggtgttcgacgaaatgccggTGCGGGACCTCGTCGTCTGGAATGCGCTGCTCGCGGGCTACGCGCGGCACCGGCTTCCGGAGCACGCGCTGACGCTGGCAGTCAAGATGCGGGGCCTCGGCCTGAGCCCCGATCTGGTCACCTGGAATGCCGCCGTATCGGGCTTTGCCATGGCCGGCGATGGCAGAATGGCCAGCGATTTGGTCGGCGCAATGCAGGAGGACGGTTTCCAGCCAGATGTGGTGACATGGACATCGCTCGTCTCTGGCTCGGTGCTCAACTTTCAGTACGGCAGGGCGCGAACCCTGTTCCGGGAAATGGTGGCCGGTGGCGCCCGTGTCCTGCCAAGCTCGGCCACCCTTAGTAGCATCTTGCCAGCATTTGCCAGTGTCGGTGACACAAAGCATGGCAAGGAGGTCCACGGCTACGCTGTCGTGACCGGTGTCGAGCAGGAGCTCACGGTGAGCAGCGCGCTCGTCGACATGTACGCAAAGTCCGGGCTTGTGCACGAAGCGTGTCGCTTGTTCGACAAAATGTCAGAAAGGAGCACCGTGACATGGAATTCCATGATCTTCGGGCTGGCGGATTCCGGCCATTGCCAGGAAGCAGTCAGCCTCTTAGACCGGATGCTGGGCGAGGACGCCACCCCGGACCACCTCACGTTCACCGCCGTTCTGACAGCTTGCAGCTACGGTGGCATGGTCGAGACCGGGAAGGCATTGTACCAGCGCATGCGAGAGGAGCACGGCATCGTGCCGAGGCTGGAGCACTACGCCTGCATGGTGCATTTGCTGGGCCGAGCCGGGAGGCTCGTCGAGGCGCACGATTTCATCAGGgcaatgcccgtggagcccgaccGCTTCGTCTGGGGGGCGCTGCTTGGTGCCTGCCGGAGCCACGGGAACGTCGAGCTCGCGGAGCTGGCGGCGTCCCACGTGCGCACCGTCGAGCCGGAAAACGCCGCGAGCTACGTGCTGCTCTCGGGCGCGCTGTCAGATGCCGGCAAGCAGAACGacgttttcaagatcaaaaggttGGTGAAGAGAAGGCGGCTGAAGAGGCTTGACGGTTGCAGCTGGCTAGAGACGTCTTAG